TCAAAGCACAGGTGTGCGACAAACGAAAACGGGATTTTCAATAAGGAGGTGGCACATGGCCCACGCCGTAGATTTCAACTTACCGGAAAATATGACCATTGCCAATATACACGGTTTACACGAAGAATTTGAAGCCCTGGTCGACAAACAAGATTGTGATCAGGTTAACCTGCATGGTCAGGCAGTAACAAGGGCGGACACAGCAGGTTTGCAGCTATTAGTGGCTTTTATACAGGCGACCCGCGAACGACAGATAAACGTAACCTGGGATCATCCCTCCGAAAAGCTGTGTACAGCTGCCGAATTGCTCGGATTGTCACAAGCCATCGGAATCCACTGAGTAACATAATTTTCACAGCGTGGTTCTGGTAACAATATTTTCACACAAACACTCGCAATAAGATGATTGGAGATATTCCTTATGGCAAAGATACTTGCTGTCGATGATTCTGCCT
The DNA window shown above is from Alteromonadaceae bacterium 2753L.S.0a.02 and carries:
- a CDS encoding ABC-type transporter Mla MlaB component; translated protein: MAHAVDFNLPENMTIANIHGLHEEFEALVDKQDCDQVNLHGQAVTRADTAGLQLLVAFIQATRERQINVTWDHPSEKLCTAAELLGLSQAIGIH